Genomic segment of Streptomyces sp. NA02950:
CCGCCAGCCTGCCGACCAGGGCGTTGCCGTGGTCGATATGGAGCAGGTCCTCGAAGACCTCGGGGTCCGCGCCGTGCTTGTCCTCCAGCTCCCGCAGGTCCTGGGCCTGTTGGTGGACGATGGCCTGCACCCGGCGGGCGATGTTGACGAACGCCCGCTGTGCGGCGTCCCGCAGGTCCTCCTCGGCCCGCACGGTCTCCAGCACCGCGCGCAGCAGGGCCCGGTGAGCGGATTCGAAGTCGGGGTCGAGGTCGGGCGCGTGGTCGATGTCCTTCATGACCTCGTCGACCATGCTGCCGCGCTGCAACCGGGCCACCGCGGCGGGCAGCAGATCGCGGGCCAGCCGCCGGGTCTCCTCCTCCTGTTCCACCAGCCGGCGGCGGAGTCCGTCCTCCTGGGCGGCGAAGCGTTCGCGCAGGGTGGCGATGAGACGGCCACGGCGCATCGACTCGGCCGCCGCCACGGCCACCACCAGCGTCGCCACCACCCCGCACCAGGCGACCGCCGTACGTGCCCCGGCCGGAACCGCGGCCACGGCGAGGGCCGTGCAGGCCGCCGTCGCGGCGGGAGGAAGGACCCACAGGAGCGCGGAGGCGGGCCGTCGGCCTCCGGGTGAGGCGCCAGCGAAAACCATTGGCTTCCTTAATAAGAGCGGAAGAAAATGCGTGCGAGGAGCTCGCTATGGGCCCTGGAGCATAGCGCTTTCATCGGACATCAAGACGAAGATGCTTTTTTCTCGGAATTGCACTGGAGAGCGAATTCAGTCAGCGCGAAGAATCGATCAGATTCATTCAGCTTCCTCTGCGCCTCGAAACCCCACACCCGTAAAAGGCGGTTCATTCCCGATGATTACGGACATTGCGGCGTGACTCCCCGAGGGGGTACCCGGGTTGTAGAGTCGGTCGGTTGGCCACAAAGGTGTGGAGGGCGGTCGCCGTGTTCTACCAGATGCTCAAATACGTGCTGTTGGGGCCGTTGCTGAGGCTTCTCTTCCGGCCCCGGGTGGAGGGGATCGAGCACATCCCGGCCGAGGGCGCCGCCATCGTCGCCGGGAATCACCTGTCGTTCTCCGATCATTTTCTGATGCCCGCGATCGTGCCGCGCCGCATCACCTTCCTCGCCAAGGCGGAGTACTTCACCGGGCGGGGCCTCAAGGGGCGGCTGACGGCGGCGTTCTTCCGCGGCGCCGGTCAGATCCCGGTGGACCGCACCGGTGGCAAGGCGGCCGAGGCGGCGCTGCGCTCGGGGCTCGCGGTGCTGCGCAAGGGCCGGTTGCTGGGGATCTATCCGGAGGGCACCCGCTCGCACGACGGACGGCTCTACAAGGGGCGAACCGGGGTGGCGGCGATGGCGCTCACCGCCGGAGCGCCGGTGATCCCGTGTGCCATGGTGGGCACCTTCGAGATCCAGCCACCGGGGCGTCTGGTGCCCCGTATCCGCCGGGTGACCATCCGGTTCGGTGCACCGCTGGAGTTCTCGCGCTACGCCGGGCTGGAGGACGAGCGCACCGTACTGCGGGCCGTCACCGACGAGATCATGTACGAGATCCTGCGGCTGTCCGGACAGGAGTACGTCGACGCCTACGCCTCGGACGTCAAGGCCGAACGGTCCCGGCGGCACCCTCGCACACTGCGCTGACGGCGAATCTGCCACCGGCGAAGTGCCCTGGCCGCACCGCCCGGCGGACCGTAGCGTCCCGGCATGACCACAGGAGAGATATGTGTGATCGGGGCGACGGGGCAGATCGGACGGGCGGCGGTGCGGGCGCTGGCCGCCGAGGGCCTGCGGGTGCGGGCCGCCTCCCGCGGCGGGGGCCGTGACGAACGCTGGCCCGAGGACGTGGTGAGCGTGGCCCTGGACCGGGAGGACGACGCGGCGGTGGCCGCGCTGGTCGGGGACGGCTGCGATGTGCTGCTGGACTGTGTCGCCTACGACCGGGCGCACGCTCGGCAGTTGCTGGGCCTCGCGGACCGGATCGGTTCAGCTGTGGTGATCTCCAGCGGCGCGGTGTACGAGGACGACCGGGGGCGCGGCTTCGGGACAATGGGCCGGCCGGACGGTGCCCCGGTCTACCCGGTGCCGATCCCCGAGTCCCAGCGCACCGTGCCCCCGGGGGACACCGCCGGGACCCGCAAGATCGCCCTGGAGCGGGAGTTGCTGGCCGCGGGCGACCGGCTGCCGGTCACGCTGCTGCGGGCGGGGGCGATCCACGGTCCGCACTGCCGTACCCCGCGGGAGCTGTACTTCGTCAAGCGGGTGCTCGACGGACGGCCGGTGCGCGTCCTGGCGTACGGCGGCCGCAGCCGGTTCCACCCGGTGCACGTGGACAATCTCGCGGAGCTGGTGCGGCTGGCCGCCCAGCGGCCCGGGTCGCGGGTGCTCAACGCGGGTGATCCGCAGGCGCCGACGGTGGCCGACATCGCCGCCGCGGTGGACGCCGTGATGGGGGCGCGCAGTGAGCTGGTGCTGATCGACGGCGAACCGCCGAGCCCGCAGGTGGGCATCACCCCGTGGAGCACCCCCCACCCGGTGATCTACGACATGACGGCGGCGGAGCGGGAGTTGGGCTACCGCCCGGTGACCGGATACGCCGAGTCGCTGCCGGAGACGGTGGAGTGGCTGGCCCGGCGGCTCACGGACCGCGGGGGGTGGCCCGCCGCGTTCCCGGAGATGGCCGCGGTCTACGGGCCGAAGGTCGATCTGTTCGACTACGCGGCCGAGGACGCGTGGCTGGGCACGCACGGCCGAGCCGTCTGACCACCGGAACGGGACCGGGCCCGGTTCCGTACGCGCCGACACGTACGGAACCGAACCCGGAGGCCGTCACTTGACGGCGGTGGCCTTCGCGGCCTTCGCCGCCCGGGCCGCCCTGGCGGCCGAGCCGGACGTCGCGGGCACCGGCGTGGCGTGCGGACCGCACGTCACGTCCTTGGCGTCCACCGTGCCCTTGAGCAGGTAGGCGTCCACCCGGTCATTGATGCACGCGTTGACCAGACCGGTGACACCGTGCGAACCGGCGTCCTTCTCGGTGATCAGGCGCGAGCCCTTGAGCCGCTTGTGCAGCTCCACGGCGCCGTCGTACGGGGTCGCGGCGTCGCGGGTGCTCTGCACGATGAGGGTCTTGGGCAGGCCCTTGGCCGCACCCACCTCCAGCGGGGTGTGCTGCTTGGCACCCCAGGTGGCGCACGGCAGGTTCATCCAGGCGTTGGACCAGGTCAGGAAGGGGTAGTCCCGGTGCAGCCGGGTGTTGTCCCGGTCCCACTTGGCCCAGCTGGTCGGCCACTTGGTGTCGGCGCACTCCACCGCGGTGTAGACGGCGTTGCCGTTCTCCGCGGAGATGTTGCCCGCGGTGTCGGACATGTCCGGGCCCGCGGCCTCGATCAGCGGCTTGTTGTCACCGGCGAGGTAGGCGCTCCACACCTGGGCGACCTGGGTCCACGAGGAGTCGTAGTACGGCGCGCTCTGGAAGAAGCCGAGCAGTTCGGCCGGGCCCACGACCCCGCCGATGGGGCTCTTCTTGGCGGTCGCGCGCAGTGTGTCCCACTGCTTCTGGACCTTGGCCGAGGTGTTGCCGATGTGGTAGGCGGCGTCGTTCTTGGCGACCCACGCCTTCCAGTCGTTCCAGCGCATCTCGAAGGCGACGTCCTGGTCCAGGTTGGCCTGGTACCAGATCTTCTCCCGCGAGGGGTTGACCACGCTG
This window contains:
- a CDS encoding 1-acyl-sn-glycerol-3-phosphate acyltransferase — its product is MFYQMLKYVLLGPLLRLLFRPRVEGIEHIPAEGAAIVAGNHLSFSDHFLMPAIVPRRITFLAKAEYFTGRGLKGRLTAAFFRGAGQIPVDRTGGKAAEAALRSGLAVLRKGRLLGIYPEGTRSHDGRLYKGRTGVAAMALTAGAPVIPCAMVGTFEIQPPGRLVPRIRRVTIRFGAPLEFSRYAGLEDERTVLRAVTDEIMYEILRLSGQEYVDAYASDVKAERSRRHPRTLR
- a CDS encoding alpha/beta hydrolase; this translates as MTGALITGALAAPIAGASERTPGGAAEARGVAIAAAKAAKKGIDWKDCPADWGLAKPIQCGYVTVPLDYAKPNGRKIKIAVDRIGNTGSASERQGSLVYNPGGPGGSGMRFPTRVTNKNPLWAKASKAYDFVGFDPRGVGHSAPISCVDPQEFVKAPKLDPVPDSEADKRVQRKLAKEYAQGCKERSGWMLPQMTTPNTARDIDVIRAALGDKKLNYLGVSYGTYIGGVYATLFPDHVRRLIVDSVVNPSREKIWYQANLDQDVAFEMRWNDWKAWVAKNDAAYHIGNTSAKVQKQWDTLRATAKKSPIGGVVGPAELLGFFQSAPYYDSSWTQVAQVWSAYLAGDNKPLIEAAGPDMSDTAGNISAENGNAVYTAVECADTKWPTSWAKWDRDNTRLHRDYPFLTWSNAWMNLPCATWGAKQHTPLEVGAAKGLPKTLIVQSTRDAATPYDGAVELHKRLKGSRLITEKDAGSHGVTGLVNACINDRVDAYLLKGTVDAKDVTCGPHATPVPATSGSAARAARAAKAAKATAVK
- a CDS encoding NAD(P)-dependent oxidoreductase; this translates as MTTGEICVIGATGQIGRAAVRALAAEGLRVRAASRGGGRDERWPEDVVSVALDREDDAAVAALVGDGCDVLLDCVAYDRAHARQLLGLADRIGSAVVISSGAVYEDDRGRGFGTMGRPDGAPVYPVPIPESQRTVPPGDTAGTRKIALERELLAAGDRLPVTLLRAGAIHGPHCRTPRELYFVKRVLDGRPVRVLAYGGRSRFHPVHVDNLAELVRLAAQRPGSRVLNAGDPQAPTVADIAAAVDAVMGARSELVLIDGEPPSPQVGITPWSTPHPVIYDMTAAERELGYRPVTGYAESLPETVEWLARRLTDRGGWPAAFPEMAAVYGPKVDLFDYAAEDAWLGTHGRAV